The window aaaataattttgcttcaAGTCCACAGATTAATGTCTtaagaaaactaaatattttattgcagGGTTGGTCTCACAGGACATAGTGGCAATCTCTGCTATCTCTTTTGTTGGTGttgttataaaaaaagaaaacctcccTAGTTAGAAATAACTTTTGTAGATACAGCTGTTGTTCTCTCTGCTATTCTTgcagctgcaggagacacgggacaTTTCTATTTCTTATCTTGAGGAAACTTCTTTCTCCAGAGATTAGTAGGGCCTATAGTCTTCAAGGCTAAGTGCTAGAAACACACTGTTCAACCCTGAAAGAGGTGCAGccctgagagaaaaagaaatcatatgGAACAGAAAAGGTCAAAATAGGATTATTAACCGATGGAATATGGAATACTTACAGACAGAAAATGGAATGTCCTTTGGACAGCAGATCAAACTCCTTTAATCAATCCTTTGATGGAAGGAGaacaaaccattcaatcctaaaggaaaccaaccctgaatattcattggaaagactgatgctgaagctccattcTTTAGCCACCtgctgcaaacagctgactcactggaaaagaccctgatgctgggaaggactgagggcaggaggacaagggggccacagaggatgagatggttgaatggcatcacagactcaatggacacgagtttgaacaaactccaagtgatagtgaaggacagggaaacttggcatgctgcagtccatggggtccctaagagtcaacatgactgagtgactgaacaacagcaacaacagatggAATATGGAACACGAAGATTACTGAATCCATTATGACTTTATTCATAATACACCCTTTTATTTTGCATTATGAATTTCTGCTTGTGGTTCTgatacatttataaatttttattttatcataatcTCTATAATTCATGTGCattatttatgtgtatgtatgtgttaacaTATTTAGCATTGTTATGATTCACAGAGTCACTCATAATTCCTGTGCTCCAACAGACCCAACTCCCTTCCATAAGAGACACTATTTTCCTCAATAAAAAGTAACTGCAGCTGgcttccctgggttgagaaaggaCCAGGAGGGGGAACGACTTCCTCTCAAGGACATGAATCATATCCAATGCAAACAAAGGCGCCTGGCTCTGAATTTTCATGTTGCCATTATTCCTCCATTTCTTGACATGTTTGTTCCTGGGAACTTGTATAAGGCAAGGAAAATAGAGGGAAGGGAGCAGCACTGGAGGCGGTACTGGATGCACAGACAGAAATTGGTTCTTGGTTGGACTTGTAGGTGCTGCTGAGTAATGAACAGGAGATCAAGGTGGCAGTTTCTGGAGCAGGATTCCACCGTCCAGTCCTCCTGTGTCCATGCCCCACACAGAGAGCACCGAGGACAGGCTAGGGGACTAGACCTGGGGACAGAGAAGGGGACAGGACACAACGGCAGGGAGTGAGGAGGCCTGACAGCGAAGGGCCTGGAAATGGCCCCAGTGTCACCAGAGGGGTCTGGGGAGGGAGCGGGTCTGATTACGGAAGGCTGGAGAGGGCGTCTGTCCTGAATGATGCTGAGATTGTGTCCAGAACCAAACACACAGGCACAGGCTCAGCCTTCACGTCGGTGTCCGGCCATCACCCCTTGGAACTAACAGGCTGTCCTTATACCAAAGAATGACACACAGTCTCAGTATTCCATCTCTTAAGCATTTATTAGATCTGCTTCCTTCTGAGGACAGAGAACTCTCTAGGTCAGTGTCCCTGCCCTTGGGGACTCATTTCTCCATCCCAAGAGCAGAGAGAGAGGCAGCTCAGTACTTGTCAGGCAGGCCAGCAGGTCTGAAGTGGTTGGGGTCTTTGCCGCTCCGGCCCCATTCGTTGGCAAACTGGTCAGCCTTCGAGTCCTCCCGTACCTGGTCCCTAGTCATACCCTTACGCAGAGGGTCTGTGATTCCCTGAATAGTCTCTCTGGCGTTACTGGAAaggaagagggcagggaggggattAATCCAGGACTATAAGCCAcagccccaccctccccatctcTCCTCTTTCCAAGGGATCAATGACTCGGAGAAGAGCCAGGGAAAGAGTAGCTACAACCCTGAGGCTTCCTGGGCTCAGCCCACCTCAGCCCTGTGCTGGGTGAACAGCACCCATAGAGGGAGGGTGGAGAGTCGCCTGTCCCACCAAGTTGCTCTGCTCTTCACCCTTCAGACCTCACACTGGGCACAGAGCAGGAGGGTGGGTAAGAGGAGGAGGGCACACAGACTACAGGAAAGTTCTCCAGGGCTTGGCCCCTCCAGGTTGTCCTAGGCAGCCAAGCTCTGCTCACCCATCCCTGCATCCCCAGGGACCCTGGTACCTGATCACTTTAGCAGCCCAGGCGCCCCCCGGTCCCCTTTGGGCAGCGTCATAGTTTCCGCGGGCGTGGAAGTATTTGTCTGCACCCTTGTAGTTGGCTTCTTTCATGTCAGAGTAGGCTTTCCACATGTCTTTAGCccctggaaggaaaagaaaatgatgagaTGAATGTGATCGTGTTTcggtgaaagagaaataaatcatTTCCTCCCACTGATTTTAGGTTTCAGCCTTCGACCAAGCCCTTGGAGATTATTTTATTGGCTTGAAATGAATACTTCTTTACTTCTCACTTACTTCCCTGATCTGAAGTTGTGAGTATCACACTTGGTACAAGGTTTATTCTGTTTGATTTCATTCTAAGTCTGTTGGAACTTTGTTTCTGgaggtgtgtgatgtgtgtgaagAAGAGGTTAATGCTCTTTCTTTAAGGGATGTTTGCTTATACAATGAACCTCCACCTGGAAAGATGCAGGAGAGGCTCTGACCAGAGCTTGAGAAGAAGGACGATACTGAGAAAGGCTGTGGATATAGGATACTCCCAGCCTGGTCAAGGGGAGAAATCCAGCCCTGGGGACTAACTCGGGCCTGAGTCCATCTGAATACTCAGGGCATGTTTGCACATGGGCACCCGTCAGAATTAAATCAGCAGGTGATAAAGGTGAGCTCCCTAAGAGGGCTTTGAAGAAACAGGGTAATCAGATGCAGAAAAAGGGCAACTGGACCACCAGCTCTAAAGTTCAGTGTCCTCTCCAGTAAAATGCAGGAGTAATGCCTCCCTAGGGTGGTTATGCAGAAGAACTGAGGAAATACTGGTTGAGTTTATAGAACATTGTCGGTGCTCACTATACTATCACCTCTCTGGTCCTCAGAAGGGtagggcaaaaaataaataaataaaggaactaAAGTAGGATGAAGATCAGGGAGGATGGGCAGAAAACCCAACCTAGATAGGATAAAATGGCAAAGGTTTAAAAGATTAGCTCattagagaaaagaggaaaatataacaTGGATTATAATCATAGTTCATGTAATATCTCTATGAGATAACTTATCTTCTATTTAGGTATTAGCTATTTCAGGTGTTCAGAAAAATTGTTTGTtaaaaaagtgaagtcagtcatgtcagattgtgacctcatggactgtagcccaccagggtcctcaatccatgggattttccaggtaaaagtactggaatgggttgccatttccttctccaggggatcttcccgacccagggatcgaacttgggtctcctggattgtaggcagacgctttaccatctgagcaaccaggtaAGTTTGTAGTTTTGTTGAGGACTATGATATTTTTACTATAGCTATTCACCCTGAGTTACAGATTTAAAGCAGTTCCCTGGAGTCTAGAGTTCCTTAATAAGTGTTTCCAAATGCACGACATATTTGTCCTTTGGGTGCAAAACCAGGTAGTGTTGTCAGTATGTGCACAAAATCAAGTGGGGTGCTCAGTAATGGACAGATTTGCAGAGAGCCCCAGGGACTGTGGTTCAGGGAAGGGATCGTGTGTGGTTCCAGGCACCTGCATTCCACAAAGCCCCCACCCCAGACCACAGGTGATTCTCATGCAagtcatccttgaacaacactGACCTAAGAGATGAAAAGATACTTTTATCTGGGTCTGTGTGAATTTAGATAGAATAAGGAACAAACTCTTAAAACAATTATTCAGTAATtatcacagaaaaataataacacCAAATAGGTTTGGGAAATAAATTACAGCCAGTTTGCTCTGGCTAGTGAGGTCTATGTCTTCTGCTATAGGATTCTCTCCAGGTCTCAGCCTCAGCAGAACCATCATCAAGGAAACTCATGCTGCCATTTACTGTGGGGAGGGGAACTCTATCGGGTTTCCTGCCAAAGGCAGCAACCCCCACTCTCTGCCATCTGCTCAGATAAAGACCAGGACACGTGTCACAGACCCCTCACCCTCCACGTGTACTCTTGTCTGGGAGGCAGTAGAAGGTCCGAGGTTGACAGCAAGGTCTCAGGATGCTGGGTTCAATCCTGCTCTGCTGGAAGATGTTGGACCCTATCTTAATCTCTTGGGGCAGCAGGTTCTCTGATAAGGGATAATGGTCCCTACATTGCAGGACTCAAGGATTAAAccctgaggggaaaaaagagtcGATTCCTGCACATAAAGCTCTTAGACAGTCCTGAGCAGCTACTAAAAAATCAGGTGTTTTAGTTATAAGTATTCAGCGGTTGCACCCACTTCTTtgttacaggagacttggaaatgaGCCATCTCTAGTTGCCCACGAGGGGACAGCAGAGCCTTACTGGTATTTTGGGAACATGCACCCCGCCCCCCAGATGTCTTCCTCACTCCAGCTGAAAGTTGGGGCCCATACTTTATATGACCTCGGGCTTGAGGATCCCCTAAAAGAGTGCAAAGCTGGCCAGAAAAGCTTCGGGAAGTGCTACCATGTAAACTAAGCTCCTTTTCAGCCCACCTGTGGCCTTTGCCCTGTGGGGATGTGTCCTCTGCTCAGGTCAATCTTGGGGAAGCAGACACAGTCTCTCCTGGCCCATCCTTTGGTCCTTACCTTGACCAGCTTCCTTGAGGAAtgtcccccatccctggctgcTGACGCCCAGGATCAGGAAGCAGAAAATGATGCCCGTGGAAA is drawn from Bubalus kerabau isolate K-KA32 ecotype Philippines breed swamp buffalo chromosome 5, PCC_UOA_SB_1v2, whole genome shotgun sequence and contains these coding sequences:
- the LOC129652562 gene encoding serum amyloid A protein-like isoform X2 — encoded protein: MKSNRINLVPSVILTTSDQGRAKDMWKAYSDMKEANYKGADKYFHARGNYDAAQRGPGGAWAAKVISNARETIQGITDPLRKGMTRDQVREDSKADQFANEWGRSGKDPNHFRPAGLPDKY
- the LOC129652562 gene encoding serum amyloid A-3 protein-like isoform X1, producing MNLSTGIIFCFLILGVSSQGWGTFLKEAGQGAKDMWKAYSDMKEANYKGADKYFHARGNYDAAQRGPGGAWAAKVISNARETIQGITDPLRKGMTRDQVREDSKADQFANEWGRSGKDPNHFRPAGLPDKY